A section of the Amblyomma americanum isolate KBUSLIRL-KWMA chromosome 2, ASM5285725v1, whole genome shotgun sequence genome encodes:
- the LOC144119876 gene encoding uncharacterized protein LOC144119876 gives MSRRLSTPVRYVARFEETPTKSPFYGHSPFSVIQVGSQLGLTTEAAKARSARLDVHNAFLLGPSLICVLGGICGFHTGGNKRALRVVLLAAEVKDTPVNAVTWAAMTFPGAALALFTCSAVIWMLYLKPHEPEPMSPQNLAVIKAAEVGGPSRRNHRGVKYAGVAYAAIFSLTYAPSLLLGMDHRVALLSALASMTLATSLLTSCLRVAFDFIRNVWQTVPWGAVLLLGATQVASSLLQTYDVPHEIFKIASSAFWHRRSSLEVQAMLAVVTSLLAETTEKQVLVEMMAPVVAHIAEMKRMHPTYLATPVVVCASSGVIMPASAPFALLHDMAHVSFWRLFIIGLIAKIVVVVMVIMTVNAAGKVGLLDAHTTPRE, from the exons ATGAGCCGACGACTCTCGACCCCTGTGCGCTATGTGGCTCGTTTCGAAGAGACGCCCACGAAAAGCCCATTTTATGGCCATTCACCTTTCAGCG TCATACAGGTAGGAAGCCAGCTCGGACTGACGACGGAGGCGGCGAAGGCGAGGAG CGCCCGCCTGGACGTTCACAACGCCTTCCTGCTGGGTCCGTCACTGATTTGCGTGCTAGGAGGAATCTGCGGCTTCCACACTGGCGGCAACAAGAGGGCGCTGAGGGTCGTCTTGCTCGC TGCGGAAGTGAAGGACACTCCTGTAAATGCCGTCACTTGGGCGGCCATGACGTTCCCCGGAGCCGCGCTAGCGCTGTTCACGTGCAGCGCGGTCATCTGGATGCTCTACCTGAAACCGCA TGAACCGGAGCCAATGTCGCCTCAGAACTTGGCCGTCATCAAAGCTGCAGAAGTGGGAGGGCCAAGTCGACGAAATCACAG GGGTGTCAAGTACGCCGGTGTCGCATATGCGGCCATCTTCAGTTTGACTTACGCACCTTCGCTTCTTCTTGGCATGGATCACCG TGTGGCTCTGCTGAGTGCGTTGGCATCGATGACTCTGGCGACGAGCCTGCTCACGTCGTGCCTGCGGGTGGCCTTCGACTTCATCCGCAACGTCTGGCAGACGGTGCCTTGGGGCGCTGTCTTACTTCTCGGCGCTACGCAGGTCGCCTCCAGTCTGCTTCAG ACTTACGACGTTCCCCACGAGATTTTCAAGATTGCGTCCAGCGCGTTCTGGCATCGGCGGAGCTCGCTCGAAGTGCAGGCCATGCTGGCGGTCGTCACTTCGCTCCTGGCCGAGACCACGGAGAAGCAGGTGCTCGTCGAGATGATGGCGCCGGTCGTAGCGCACATA GCCGAAATGAAGCGCATGCACCCGACGTACCTGGCGACCCCTGTGGTTGTGTGCGCTTCGAGCGGCGTCATAATGCCTGCGTCGGCTCCCTTCGCTCTGCTGCACGACATGGCGCACGTGTCCTTCTGGAGGCTG TTTATCATTGGCCTTATCGCCAAGATCGTCGTCGTGGTCATGGTCATCATGACAGTCAACGCGGCAGGCAAGGTGGGCCTGCTCGACGCCCACACGACTCCTAGGGAATGA
- the LOC144119875 gene encoding uncharacterized protein LOC144119875, producing MLLSALTVHSSVVPFPTSCTPPLFFTIAGLLLLFLFGSNLFMFVSANVGNAPSLEFTAEPEVAVIVTKNGVPSIAVRAEEDPVEATRETAATKRRAVPQGDIVRVDGPKLLPGRSLVCVLGSRVQEYGVTRLDGLCDVVFVPFYALPKGGDTLLNDGHRITQEVLEAAAKSATTTYGIHVPLGKVSQVMTDLKQKSALQRMKNYWMKNNIYHYGVLDLHVGKNGTTASDAAGRVFALLKEFRHAQNNIRRESEVASKHHRAAYVVLGVRSLLATNGQLFETLEGHARSFVVSAFIFRTHISDSEASTPHYGCKVNGPAPYKIKNSKHFMGTADAVSYARKFSWARNTTLAVSFTLCTRRYRPQKALHIGAECSRDAKRKTTAITSSAVCSERPDFYANQAVDKIQHTAYSWRKPDVVATYDTADTMRWKICSLEKTHRHLKLSVALFDAECEDWRGMCTRPSTSHMRGSDRMRKLHAFLRQLSRRGNNSSRACP from the exons ATGCTACTGTCTGCACTCACAGTGCATTCATCGGTCGTTCCTTTTCCCACCAGCTGCACACCGCCGCTGTTCTTCACCATCGccggcctgctgctgctgtttctcttCGGGTCCAACCTGTTCATGTTCGTCAGCG CGAACGTGGGAAACGCGCCCAGCTTGGAATTCACAGCCGAGCCCGAGGTGGCGGTGATCGTCACGAAGAACGGTGTGCCTAGCATCGCCGTACGAGCGGAGGAGGACCCCGTAGAAGCAACCCGGGAGACAGCAGCCACGAAGAGGCGAG CAGTTCCCCAGGGTGACATAGTGCGCGTCGACGGCCCGAAGCTGCTCCCCGGCCGGTCTCTGGTGTGCGTGCTGGGCAGTCGGGTCCAGGAGTACGGCGTGACGAGGCTGGACGGCCTCTGCGACGTGGTCTTCGTGCCCTTCTACGCACTGCCCAAGGGCGGCGACACTCTCCTGAACGACGGCCACAGGATCACGCAGGAGGTGCTGGAGGCGGCCGCCAAGTCGGCCACGACCACCTACGGCATCCACGTGCCACTCGG AAAAGTTTCTCAAGTTATGACCGACCTGAAACAAAAGAGTGCCCTGCAGAGGATGAAAAACTACTGGATGAAAAACAACATTTACCACTACGGGGTGCTAGACCTGCACGTCGGGAAAAATGGTACCACGGCCTCCGACGCAGCGGGACGAGTCTTCGCCCTGCTCAAG GAATTCAGACACGCACAGAACAATATCCGTCGGGAATCAGAAGTTGCCTCGAAACACCACAGAGCGGCATACGTCGTTTTGGGGGTCCGTTCGCTCTTGGCAACCAACGGCCAGCTCTTCGAAACCCTCGAAGGGCACGCACG GTCGTTTGTGGTCAGCGCTTTCATATTTCGCACACACATCAGCGACAGTGAAGCGTCGACGCCTCATTACGGATGCAAGGTCAACGGCCCTGCACCGTACAAGATTAAGAACAGCAAGCATTTCATGGGAACG GCAGATGCGGTGTCCTATGCGAGGAAGTTCAGCTGGGCCAGAAACACAACCCTGGCTGTCTCGTTCACCCTCTGCACGCGCCGCTACCGGCCACAGAAGGCGCTGCACATCGGCGCCGAATGCAGCAGGGACGCCAAGAGGAAGACGACGGCGATCACATCGTCGGCC GTGTGCAGTGAAAGGCCGGACTTCTACGCGAATCAGGCCGTCGACAAGATCCAGCACACGGCCTACTCGTGGCGTAAACCGGACGTCGTGGCCACGTACGACACCGCGGATACGATGCGATGGAAG ATATGTTCCCTGGAGAAGACCCACCGGCATCTCAAACTGAGCGTCGCACTGTTCGACGCAGAATGCGAAGACTGGCGCGGCATGTGCACCCGACCCAGCACGTCGCACATGAGGGGCTCCGACAGGATGCGCAAACTGCATGCCTTCTTGCGCCAACTCTCTCGTCGGGGCAATAACTCAAGCAGGGCCTGCCCCTAA